Genomic window (Pseudothauera hydrothermalis):
ACGCAAGATTCTGGAAGAAAAAGGTCTTGCCGCCGCGGACGTGGCCGGTTCGGGCCGTGGTGGCCGGGTGACCAAGGAGGACGCCGTGGCCGCCCAGCCAAAAGCTGCCACGCCCGCTGGGGCGCCGGCGGTGGTGCTATCCGGCGCGCGTCCGGAAGAGCGCGTACCCATGACCCGCCTGCGTGCCCGCATTGCCGAACGCCTGATCCAGTCCAAGAACGAAAATGCCATCCTGACCACGTTCAACGAAGTCAACATGGCGCCGGTCATGGCGCTGCGCAAACAATACGGCGAAAAGTTCGAAAAAACCCACGGCGTTCGTCTGGGTTTCATGGGCTTTTTCGTTAAGGCCGCAGTGGCTGCGCTCAAGAAGTTCCCGATCCTGAACGCCTCGGTCGACGGCAACGACATCGTCTATCACGGCTACATCGACATCGGCATTGCGGTGGGCAGCCCGCGCGGCCTGGTGGTGCCGATCCTGCGTGACGCCGACCAGATGTCGATCGCGGAAATCGAGAAAAAGATCGCCGAGTTCGGCCAAAAAGCCAAGGACGGCAAGCTGTCGTTGGAAGAACTCTCCGGCGGCACCTTCTCGATCTCCAACGGCGGCGTGTTCGGTTCGATGCTGTCGACGCCGATCATCAACCCGCCGCAGTCGGCCATTCTCGGCATCCATGCCACCAAGGACCGTCCGGTAGTGGAAAACGGTCAGGTTGTCATCCGTCCGATCAACTACCTGGCGCTGTCTTACGATCACCGCATCATCGATGGCCGCGAAGCGGTGCTGGGTCTGGTGACCATCAAAGAAGCACTGGAAGATCCGGCGCGTCTGATCCTCGACGTGTGATCAAGATCGACCGGGGCGCGCGTCGCGTGAAAGCGTGTGCTTTCAGCCGCGGGCGCGTCCCGCGTGCCAAGAAAGGGAGAATCCTATGTCCAAGCAATTCGACGTTCTCGTCATCGGCGGCGGCCCCGGCGGTTATGTGGCGGCCATCCGTGCCGCACAGCTCGGCTTCAAGACCGCCTGCTGCGAATCCAATCCGTATGCCGACCCCAAGGGCGAGCCACGCCTCGGCGGTACCTGCCTGAACGTGGGCTGCATTCCGTCCAAGGCACTGTTGCACACCTCGCA
Coding sequences:
- the odhB gene encoding 2-oxoglutarate dehydrogenase complex dihydrolipoyllysine-residue succinyltransferase is translated as MLIEVKVPQLSESVSEATLVSWHKKEGELVSRDENLIDIETDKVVLETPAPADGVLVKIIKQNGETVTSGELIAQIDTEAKAAAGAAKPAEPVPAVTPPPAAAPAAAAGTASPAARKILEEKGLAAADVAGSGRGGRVTKEDAVAAQPKAATPAGAPAVVLSGARPEERVPMTRLRARIAERLIQSKNENAILTTFNEVNMAPVMALRKQYGEKFEKTHGVRLGFMGFFVKAAVAALKKFPILNASVDGNDIVYHGYIDIGIAVGSPRGLVVPILRDADQMSIAEIEKKIAEFGQKAKDGKLSLEELSGGTFSISNGGVFGSMLSTPIINPPQSAILGIHATKDRPVVENGQVVIRPINYLALSYDHRIIDGREAVLGLVTIKEALEDPARLILDV